The following coding sequences lie in one Osmia lignaria lignaria isolate PbOS001 unplaced genomic scaffold, iyOsmLign1 scaffold0209, whole genome shotgun sequence genomic window:
- the LOC117611486 gene encoding uncharacterized protein LOC117611486 — protein sequence MFRQIRVAPEDTKYQCIFWRPSENSPLAAYRLETVTYGTACAPFHANRVLKQLAKDEGEKYPLGAAILLDEFYVDDAMFGADDPSLLVDMRDELNRLLMAGGFKLRKWASNSSSLLKDIPAEDHGLAVSRTLQDDERVKVLGIQWNPSSDVFHFHTNTPELKKYTKRAFLSLLAKTYDPLGWIAPFIVQGKIILQKLWLAKVSWDDNLPPDLARDCEKFHSMLSYTRDISIPRWVGVGGEIKTVQLHGFCDASHLAYAAAVYIRVESSSTKVTLLYAKTKVAPLKVQSIPRLELCAAELLSRAINFVLGALRVKLDAIVCWSDSKVVLDWLNAPPGNWKTFVANRVSEVQTSLPSALWRHVPGTQNPADCASRGCSARDLRTHDLWWSGPNWLSDPSESWPQQGFTPRDEQVGEECSVQVASNVDHKVEPLEILSRFSSWPKLLRVLVYVYKFYNACRKSPNTEKGKVVSKTEIQFAKTKCFQLIQANHFPTELRELAKPKGVLTKSSILALSPYLDKDHIIRVGGRLKYSPLPESEKHPIILPRCHVTSLILKHVHIMTQHGGLQLTLRTLRQQYWVIHARTQ from the coding sequence ATGTTCCGCCAAATACGCGTAGCACCCGAAGACACTAAATATCAGTGTATCTTCTGGCGTCCTTCAGAAAACTCTCCGCTAGCAGCTTATCGTTTGGAAACCGTCACATACGGCACGGCGTGTGCACCCTTTCATGCCAATCGCGTCTTAAAACAACTCGCGAAAGACGAAGGCGAAAAGTATCCGTTGGGAGCAGCCATCTTGTTAGACGAATTCTACGTAGACGATGCTATGTTCGGTGCAGACGATCCGTCGCTATTGGTAGACATGCGCGATGAGCTGAACCGATTGCTCATGGCGGGCGGGTTTAAATTGAGGAAATGGGCAAGCAACTCTTCGTCACTCCTCAAAGATATCCCAGCAGAGGATCATGGGTTAGCGGTTAGCAGAACCTTGCAAGAtgacgaaagggttaaggtgTTAGGAATTCAGTGGAACCCTTCCTCCGATGTCTTTCATTTCCATACGAATACTCCCGAACTTAAGAAATATACGAAGCGGGCATTCTTATCGCTATTGGCAAAAACGTACGACCCGTTAGGTTGGATAGCACCCTTTATTGTTCAAGGAAAAATAATCTTACAAAAGTTGTGGTTGGCAAAAGTTAGCTGGGACGACAATTTACCTCCAGATTTAGCACGCGATTGTGAGAAGTTTCACTCAATGCTCTCCTACACAAGAGATATTTCGATTCCTAGATGGGTAGGAGTAGGAGGGGAGATAAAAACGGTGCAGCTACACGGCTTCTGTGATGCCTCTCACTTAGCGTACGCTGCAGCGGTGTATATCCGAGTAGAGTCTTCGTCAACAAAGGTTACGCTGCTGTATGCAAAAACTAAGGTGGCCCCGTTGAAAGTGCAGAGCATTCCTCGGCTTGAACTCTGCGCGGCTGAGCTGTTGAGTCGGGCGATCAATTTTGTTCTTGGGGCGTTGCGAGTCAAACTCGATGCCATCGTCTGTTGGTCAGATTCAAAAGTTGTATTAGATTGGTTAAATGCACCTCCAGGAAACTGGAAGACCTTCGTAGCAAACCGAGTATCAGAAGTGCAAACGAGCTTACCTTCGGCTCTGTGGCGTCACGTTCCAGGGACGCAAAACCCCGCCGATTGTGCGTCGCGAGGATGCTCAGCCAGGGATCTCAGGACGCATGATCTCTGGTGGAGTGGACCGAACTGGCTGTCAGATCCCTCGGAGAGCTGGCCACAGCAAGGGTTCACTCCAAGGGACGAGCAGGTCGGCGAGGAATGTTCGGTACAGGTGGCTTCAAACGTAGATCACAAGGTGGAACCGTTGGAGATCTTATCTCGTTTCTCTTCCTGGCCTAAATTATTGAGAGTACTTGTATACGTGTACAAATTCTACAACGCGTGCAGAAAAAGTCCAAACACAGAGAAAGGCAAGGTCGTCTCGAAGACAGAAATACAGTTCGCAAAAACTAAATGCTTTCAACTGATACAAGCTAATCACTTTCCAACAGAATTGAGAGAACTTGCTAAACCAAAAGGAGTGCTAACTAAAAGTTCAATTTTGGCTCTTTCCCCGTATTTAGATAAAGATCACATAATTCGCGTGGGTGGGCGCTTAAAGTACTCACCTCTGCCTGAATCGGAGAAACATCCGATAATACTTCCGCGATGCCACGTCACTTCACTAATTTTGAAGCACGTGCACATCATGACGCAGCATGGAGGGCTGCAACTGACATTGCGAACCCTGCGCCAGCAGTATTGGGTCATTCACGCGCGAACCCAA